From Corvus cornix cornix isolate S_Up_H32 chromosome 17, ASM73873v5, whole genome shotgun sequence, the proteins below share one genomic window:
- the FIBCD1 gene encoding fibrinogen C domain-containing protein 1 isoform X1, with amino-acid sequence MGNERWKTVGGASQLEDGQQEKSQRMSCGYILCTVLLSVAVLLAVTVTGAILFMNHYHTPVTESPPVISTNPEEANALVTIEKADSSRINIFIDPNCPSAASTLGRMEGLQTSLLRAVTDHDAEAKATKSQQKALLVTVADEVAKLLTHTVQLRADCDGLKKGHSAMGQELSALQGEQGRLIQLLSESQTNMARLVSSVSDVLDTLQKERGGARPRLKADLQRAPARGARPRGCSNGSRPRDCFDIYASGQQEDGIYSIFPTHYPDGFQVYCDMTTDGGGWTVFQRREDGSVNFFRGWEAYRDGFGKLTGEHWLGLKRIHLLTVQGSYELRIDLEDFDNGTAFAHYGSFGVGLFSVDPEEDGYPISIADYSGTAGDSFLKHNGMKFTTKDLDNDHSENNCAAFYHGAWWYRNCHTSNLNGQYLKGHHSSYADGIEWSSWTGWQYSLKFTEMKIRPIREEN; translated from the exons ATGGGGAACGAGCGTTGGAAAACCGTGGGAGGAGCCTCGCAACTTGAGGatgggcagcaggagaaatcACAG AGGATGAGCTGTGGGTACATCCTGTGCACCGTCCTGCTGTCGGTGGCCGTCCTCCTGGCGGTGACAGTCACGGGGGCCATCCTCTTCATGAACCACTACCACACGCCCGTCACCGAGTCGCCCCCCGTGATCAGCACCAACCCCGAGGAAGCCAACGCGCTGGTGACCATCGAGAAAGCCGACAGCTCCCGCATCAACATCTTCATCGACCCCAACTGCCCCAGCGCTGCCAGCACGCTGGGCCGCATGGAGGGGCTGCAGACCTCCCTGCTGCGCGCCGTCACCGACCACGATGCCGAGGCCAAGGCCACCAAGAGCCAGCAGAAGGCTCTGCTGGTCACAGTGGCAGACGAGGTGGCCAAGCTGCTGACCCACACCGTGCAGCTGCGCGCCGACTGCGACGGCCTCAAGAAGGGGCACAGCGCCATGGGGCAGGAGCTCAGCgccctgcagggagagcagggcaggctcATCCAG CTGCTCTCGGAGAGCCAGACCAACATGGCTCGGCTGGTGAGCTCCGTCAGTGACGTTCTGGACACGCTGCAGAAggagcgcggcggggcccggccccggctcaAGGCTGACCTGCAGCGAGCGCCGGCCAGGGGAgcgcggccccggggctgctccaACG GCTCCCGGCCCCGAGACTGCTTTGACATCTATGCGAGTGGACAGCAAGAGGATGGGATTTACTCCATCTTCCCCACACACTATCCCGATGGCTTCCAGGTCTACTGTGACATGACGACGGATGGGGGCGGCTGGACG GTGTTTCAGCGGCGGGAGGATGGCTCTGTGAACTTTTTCCGTGGCTGGGAAGCCTACAGGGACGGCTTCGGGAAGCTGACAGGAGAGCACTGGTTAG ggctgaaGAGGATCCATCTGCTGACGGTTCAGGGCAGCTACGAGCTCCGCATTGACCTGGAGGACTTTGACAATGGCACCGCCTTCGCCCACTACGGCAGCTTCGGGGTGGGGCTCTTCTCCGTCGACCCCGAGGAGGACGGGTACCCCATCAGCATCGCTGACTACTCAGGGACAGCAG GTGACTCCTTCCTGAAGCACAACGGGATGAAGTTCACCACCAAGGACCTGGACAACGACCACTCGGAGAACAACTGCGCCGCTTTCTACCACGGCGCCTGGTGGTACCGCAACTGCCACACCTCCAACCTCAACGGGCAGTACCTCAAGGGCCACCACAGCTCCTACGCCGACGGCATCGAGTGGTCCTCCTGGACCGGCTGGCAGTATTCCCTCAAGTTCACCGAGATGAAGATCCGGCCCATCCGGGAGGAGAATTAG
- the FIBCD1 gene encoding fibrinogen C domain-containing protein 1 isoform X2: MSCGYILCTVLLSVAVLLAVTVTGAILFMNHYHTPVTESPPVISTNPEEANALVTIEKADSSRINIFIDPNCPSAASTLGRMEGLQTSLLRAVTDHDAEAKATKSQQKALLVTVADEVAKLLTHTVQLRADCDGLKKGHSAMGQELSALQGEQGRLIQLLSESQTNMARLVSSVSDVLDTLQKERGGARPRLKADLQRAPARGARPRGCSNGSRPRDCFDIYASGQQEDGIYSIFPTHYPDGFQVYCDMTTDGGGWTVFQRREDGSVNFFRGWEAYRDGFGKLTGEHWLGLKRIHLLTVQGSYELRIDLEDFDNGTAFAHYGSFGVGLFSVDPEEDGYPISIADYSGTAGDSFLKHNGMKFTTKDLDNDHSENNCAAFYHGAWWYRNCHTSNLNGQYLKGHHSSYADGIEWSSWTGWQYSLKFTEMKIRPIREEN; encoded by the exons ATGAGCTGTGGGTACATCCTGTGCACCGTCCTGCTGTCGGTGGCCGTCCTCCTGGCGGTGACAGTCACGGGGGCCATCCTCTTCATGAACCACTACCACACGCCCGTCACCGAGTCGCCCCCCGTGATCAGCACCAACCCCGAGGAAGCCAACGCGCTGGTGACCATCGAGAAAGCCGACAGCTCCCGCATCAACATCTTCATCGACCCCAACTGCCCCAGCGCTGCCAGCACGCTGGGCCGCATGGAGGGGCTGCAGACCTCCCTGCTGCGCGCCGTCACCGACCACGATGCCGAGGCCAAGGCCACCAAGAGCCAGCAGAAGGCTCTGCTGGTCACAGTGGCAGACGAGGTGGCCAAGCTGCTGACCCACACCGTGCAGCTGCGCGCCGACTGCGACGGCCTCAAGAAGGGGCACAGCGCCATGGGGCAGGAGCTCAGCgccctgcagggagagcagggcaggctcATCCAG CTGCTCTCGGAGAGCCAGACCAACATGGCTCGGCTGGTGAGCTCCGTCAGTGACGTTCTGGACACGCTGCAGAAggagcgcggcggggcccggccccggctcaAGGCTGACCTGCAGCGAGCGCCGGCCAGGGGAgcgcggccccggggctgctccaACG GCTCCCGGCCCCGAGACTGCTTTGACATCTATGCGAGTGGACAGCAAGAGGATGGGATTTACTCCATCTTCCCCACACACTATCCCGATGGCTTCCAGGTCTACTGTGACATGACGACGGATGGGGGCGGCTGGACG GTGTTTCAGCGGCGGGAGGATGGCTCTGTGAACTTTTTCCGTGGCTGGGAAGCCTACAGGGACGGCTTCGGGAAGCTGACAGGAGAGCACTGGTTAG ggctgaaGAGGATCCATCTGCTGACGGTTCAGGGCAGCTACGAGCTCCGCATTGACCTGGAGGACTTTGACAATGGCACCGCCTTCGCCCACTACGGCAGCTTCGGGGTGGGGCTCTTCTCCGTCGACCCCGAGGAGGACGGGTACCCCATCAGCATCGCTGACTACTCAGGGACAGCAG GTGACTCCTTCCTGAAGCACAACGGGATGAAGTTCACCACCAAGGACCTGGACAACGACCACTCGGAGAACAACTGCGCCGCTTTCTACCACGGCGCCTGGTGGTACCGCAACTGCCACACCTCCAACCTCAACGGGCAGTACCTCAAGGGCCACCACAGCTCCTACGCCGACGGCATCGAGTGGTCCTCCTGGACCGGCTGGCAGTATTCCCTCAAGTTCACCGAGATGAAGATCCGGCCCATCCGGGAGGAGAATTAG